Proteins from one Rosa chinensis cultivar Old Blush chromosome 7, RchiOBHm-V2, whole genome shotgun sequence genomic window:
- the LOC112178754 gene encoding glucuronoxylan 4-O-methyltransferase 3: MRSKPQCGINLKLIVLFCSFLLLFLILILRSNLSSPLKTPSSSSTTISETHLSNSTTDQPQVPKCPSLEVPFIPTCTKTPPSLANALIHYATTNITPQQTFKEISVSARILAKKAPCNFLVFGLGLDSLMWAALNHGGRTVFLEEDQSWIDQIKERLPNLESYHVVYDTKVHEAEKLFEHGTKEECKTVSDPRFSKCPLALKNLPGDVYDMEWDLIMVDAPTGYFDGAPGRMSAIYTAGLMGRNREEGETDVFVHDVDRVVEDKFSKAFL, translated from the coding sequence ATGAGGTCCAAGCCTCAATGTGGCATTAATCTCAAGCTCATTGTCCTCTTCTGCTCCtttctcctcctcttccttaTCTTAATACTCAGATCAAACCTCTCATCTCCTCTGAAAACCCCATCTTCATCATCCACCACGATCTCAGAAACCCACCTTTCAAATTCAACTACTGATCAACCTCAAGTCCCAAAATGCCCATCACTGGAAGTACCCTTCATTCCCACATGCACAAAAACCCCACCTTCATTAGCCAACGCCCTCATCCACTACGCCACCACAAACATCACCCCACAGCAAACCTTCAAAGAAATATCAGTATCAGCAAGGATCTTAGCCAAGAAGGCGCCCTGCAACTTCCTCGTCTTCGGCTTAGGCCTCGACAGCCTCATGTGGGCAGCTCTCAATCACGGCGGCCGCACCGTTTTCCTAGAAGAGGACCAGTCCTGGATCGACCAGATCAAAGAACGACTACCCAACTTGGAATCCTACCACGTCGTGTACGACACCAAAGTTCATGAAGCTGAGAAGCTCTTCGAGCATGGCACGAAGGAAGAGTGCAAGACTGTGAGCGATCCAAGGTTTTCCAAGTGCCCATTGGCGCTGAAGAACTTGCCGGGAGATGTGTACGACATGGAATGGGATTTGATCATGGTGGATGCGCCTACAGGGTACTTTGATGGAGCTCCCGGTCGGATGAGTGCTATATACACGGCGGGTTTGATGGGGAGGAACAGAGAGGAGGGTGAGACTGATGTGTTTGTTCATGATGTAGATAGAGTGGTCGAGGATAAATTTTCCAAGGCGTTTCTTTGA